The Bacteroides sp. AN502(2024) DNA segment TTGACAATCCTTATATCCTAACAACTGCTAGCGATCTGATAGCCCTCGGAGATAAACTTAAAGATGGTAAAACAATTTATGCAAAGATGCAGAATGATATTGATTTGCAAGGTATAGACTGGCAACCGATAGAGACCTCGGTTTCTCGACAAATGGTGTTGGATGGTAACGGCCATACTATTCGTAATCTGAAAGTGACGACTTCATCTTCCGCTTATCAGGGCTTCTTTGGTATGCTGGTTGGTAAGTGTTCGAATCTAGTTTTTGAAAATGCACAGATTACAGCTAATCAAAAGTTGACAGGAGTTCTTGCCGGACATGTTGGAAATATTTCAGGGGCGGGAGTTGTTGAGAATGTACGGGTATTTGGTACGATAAATCTGACTTCGGGAACAGGACCGACTGCTTGGGAGAATGGACAAGCCGGTGGTATATGCGGAAGGATTCAAGGAGCGGAAAGTAAAATCTATCAATGTTCTTCAGAGATGAGCATTAATGCCACATGGTCTGCTGGTGGTATTTGTGGAGAAGCAAAAGGAGGCGCTACTATTACTCAATGTTATTTTGTAGGAGATATTACCACAAAGTCATGTGTCGGTGGTATTGTAAGCAGGATGTTTCAGGGTACTGTTACTCATTGTTATTCATCAGGATCGGCTAAGTCCTATCCCAATGTCACACCTCCGAACTCCGGGGCCGGCATTGCAGGACTTGTAGAGCCGACCCCAACAGCACTCATCTCGCATTGTTACTCTGAATGTGAAATTGCTGCTCAAAATCAAGTAGGAGGCATTTTGGGACTTGCCAATAAAAGAACAGGAGTAACAGTGACGCGTTGTGTGGCTTGGAATTCTTCCTTATATTCGAATGGTGCACCAAAATCAGGAAGAGTATGCGGACGTTTTGATAAAAATGAGGCAAATAATTGTTATGCCAATCCGGATATGGAGTGCCGTTTTTCAGCTAATACGCCTGCAATAGCAGATGAGGCAGTTCCAAATTATTCGACAACGGTTAATGGAGCTGACCGTTATAATGGACTTTCTACCATACCCACTCTTATGGCAGCAGTAAAGGCTCTTCAATGGGATGAGTCTATTTGGGATCTTTTAGGAGAGAAGCCTCGTTTGGTTTGGGAATTGGTTCAATAAATGGTCTTATAAAATAAATCATAAGAAATATGTTTATGAATGAATGCAAGATTATCCAAAAAGTAATTTTCATATTAGTGGTGATATGTGTATCTATCACCCGATCATGGGCGGATTCATGGAAAGAAATATCTTTTGCCGATCCCACTATCTTTGTGGAGAACGGAAAGTATTATCTCACTGGTACGCGCAACCAGGAACCGCTGGGCTTTTCCATCCTCGAATCGACCGATTTGAAGCATTGGACGGTTCCCGATGGCAGTTTCCTGCAACTGATTCTTCGGAAAGGTGACCGTACGTATGGTGAAAAAGGTTTTTGGGCACCTCAATATTTTAAGGAGAAAGGAACTTATTATTTCACTTATACCGCCAATGAGCAAACGGTGATTGCTTCCTCAAAATCGGTATTCGGTCCTTTTCGTCAGAAGGAAGTCAAGCCGATAGATGCTTCTGCTAAGAATATAGACTCTTTCCTGTTCAAGGATGACAATGGAAAATATTACCTGTATCATGTCCGCTTTAATAAAGGAAATTACCTTTGGGTAGCCGAGTTTGACATAAAGAAGGGAAGTCTCAAACCGGAAACATTGAAACAATGTATGGATTGTACGGACCCTTGGGAAAAGACGTCGAACTATAAGTCCGCACCGGTAATGGAAGGACCGACTGTTATGAAGTGGGACGGGGTATATTACCTCTTCTATTCTGCCAATCATTTTATGAATATTGACTACTCGGTAGGCTATGCCACTGCTTCTTCCCCTTTGGGTCCGTGGAAGAAGCATCCGAACAGTCCGATCATTCATCGTAGTCTTGTAGGAGAAAACGGATCAGGGCATGGAGATGTATTTAAAGGGTTGGATGGAAAATATTACTATGTTTACCACGTTCACCATTCGGACTCCATTGTACAGCCTCGTAAAACACGTATTGTTCCACTCATCCTGAAGAAAGGAAACGATGGCATATACAACGTTGCTGTAGACAAAGAGCACGTCATAAAGCCAATGTGGAAATGATTTGTTCAGAAATGTAGTAGAGAATTCTATTTTGCACATTTGTACGGGTTTTAAGGAGATTCTTCCCTATCATTTGAAGATTTTCCCGCTTAATTTGTGTCTTGAGATAAAGAATTTGTTAACAGTTAAAAATAATGTTTATGAAAAGAGACAGACTTTATTTTTCTTTCTTATGTCTTTGTTGCTTTTTGTTTTGTGCGCTGGACGTGCAGGCACAACAAGGCTATTGGAAGGGACAAGTGAAGGATGCAGTATCCGGTGAACCGATGATTGGCGTCAGTGTTCGTGTGAAAGGTACGGGAAGAGGTACGATTACTGATTTTGACGGTAATTTTACTGTGAAGGCATCGAAAGGAGACATACTTGTCATTTCTTATGTGGGTTATAAAACTTTGGAACTGGACTTAAAGAATAAAACGACTTTAGGAGTTATCTCTTTAGGAGAAGATACGGAGACATTGGAAGAAGTGGTAGTGGTTGGATACGGTGTACAGAAAAAGGTATCCAGTGTCGGTTCCATTGCCACAGCAAAAGGAGATGATTTATTAAAGATAGGTAGCGTGAACTCCGTTTCCGAAGCTTTGCAAGGTCAGATGCCTGGTGTGGTTGCCATTAACTCCACCTCAAAGCCGGGAGCTGATAAGGCTTCTTTGTTGATTCGTGGTAAGTCCACTTGGGGAGAAGCTGCTCCGTTAGTATTGGTAGACGGTATCGAACGCGATTTTAACGATGTTGACGTGAATGAAATTGAATCTATCTCCGTATTGAAAGATGCTTCGGCAACTGCGGTTTACGGTGTGAAAGGCGCGAACGGTGTGATCCTGTTAACAACCAAACGCGGACTCGAACAGAAACCGGAAATATCATTCACTGCAAACTTTGGTTTTAAACAACCTTCTGCTGCTCCTGAATGGTCTGACTATGTGACCTCTATGAAACAGCATAACAGAGCACAGGCTAACGATGGTAACTGGGGAGCAATGGTTCCCGAATCTACCATTGCCGCATGGGAAAATGCGTATGCTACCGGAAATTATGGTCCGTATAACGATGTCTTTCCCGAAGTGGACTGGTGGAAAGAACTGGTAAAGAATGTCGGTTATGAACAGGCTTATAATCTTAATGTACGCGGTGGCACGAAGAGAATGAGCTATTTCGTATCTTTGGGTTATTTACATGACGGAGATATTTTTAATACTACCAAACAAGAGGATTTCGACCCTTCCTTCTCCTACCGTCGTTATAACTGGCGTAGTAATTTCGATTTCAATATTACAAGTACCACTAAACTGTCGTTCAATGTGGCCGGTAAGATGGGTTATCAGAACCAACCGTCTTATTATGAGAATGTAGATTCTCCGGATGAGCGCTTTTTTAAAACGTTTTTTACAGCTCCAAGTAATGAATTTCCGATTAAATATAGCAATGGAATATGGGGAGACGGGTTAAGTTCCGATCAGAATATAGCTTGTTTGATGAACGAAGGAGGTAGTCGTAATATTAAACAGCATCAAGGTTTCTACGATGTAATCCTGAATCAGAAGCTGGACTTCATTACAAAGGGGTTATCATTGAAGGCATCCTTGTCTTATACGACTTCTTCATCATGGACTACCCAGTTGATGCCGGGTAAGATTTTGGGTAAAGATGATCTGGTTGCCCAGCGTACGCATATTCGTATCAATCGTGTGTATGATTACGTCAATCCTATTTACAATGCTGATGGAACCATTACTTATAATTATACAGAGAAGCGTTATCCGGATGAAAATGCTCCCGGAGATTTACCTGTCGGTGGTGTTTATGACGGTTTCAAGGCTTACGGACGTAAACTTTATTACGAATTAGCATTGAATTACAACCACCAGTTTGGCGATCACGATGTAAGTGCCTTGTTTGTGTTTAACCGTAAGATGAATGAATCGACTAATCAGAATGTGATGAACTTTCCGGCTTACGAAGAAGATTGGGTAGGTCGTGTGACTTACAACTTCAAAGAGCGTTATCTTGCCGAGTTTAACGGTGCTTATACCGGTTCGGAGAAGTTTGCTCCGGGGCGTCGTTTTGGTTTCTTTCCGTCCGCTTCTATCGGTTGGCGTATCAGTGAAGAACCATGGGTGAAGAAATGGACCAAAGGAATACTGACGAATTTGAAAGTACGTTATTCGTATGGGGTGGTTGGCAATGATAAAGGTGCTACCCGTTTTAACTATATCCAGAAATTTGAGCAACTATCTGCCAATGCGCAGTTTGGTAAGTATCAGACCAGTAATTGGGGACCTTTATACAAAGAAGGAAAACTGGCCGACCCCGATGCTACCTGGGAAGAATCTATCAAGCAAAATATCGGTATCGAAATAGGTTTGTGGGGCAAACTAAACTTTACTGTGGATTTGTTCGATGAAAAACGTAATAACATTCTGATGGCACGTAATACAATTCCGTCATGGGCCGATAGTGGTATTGATTTCCCGCAGGTGAATCTCGGTAAGACTAAAAATCACGGTCTTGAATTGGATATTGCCTGGAACGACCGTATCGGAAAGTTTAATTATTACGCGAAATTTAATTTTGCAACCAGTGAGAACCGTGTCGTCTTTATCGATGACCCGAAGAATCAGAGCGAATATTTGAAAAAAGCTGGAAAGTCAATCGGATATGTGAACAAATACCTGGCAACAGGAAACTTCCAGTCGTTGGATGATATTTATAACTCGGCGCAGTCTACTATTGCCAATGGTACACACAATACACTGATTCCAGGAGACTTGTACTACATCGATTATAATGGAGACGGTATGATTGACAGTAAAGATATGGTTCCGATGAAGGATTTGAATTATCCTGTAACTACACTCGGATTCACGTTGGGAGGATCTTACAAGGGAGTTGGATTCAATATGTTGTGGTACAGTGCCTTGGATGTTTATAAAGAAGCAATTCCTTCCTATTTATGGGACTTCCCGGAAGGTAATATCAAAGCTCAACCGAATACGTTGAATACATGGACAGCTGATGCTCCGATTCAAAGTGGTCCGGTTCGTCCCAGTATTCATGTTCAGAGAAGTTATAATTCGGTGGCCAGTACATACACATACACCAATCATGCTTATCTACGTCTGAAGAATCTGGAAGTGAATTATCAGATTCCGAAGCGTTGGTTGCAGCCTTTACGTCTGACAAAACTGCAAGTATATGTCAACGGTACCAATTTGTTGACGTTCTCAAAAGGCGATTCTCGTCGTGACCCCGAACATTCGGGACAGAATGTTTATCCGATGGTGAGACGTTATAATATTGGTTTTAGATTAGGATTATGAGACACTTTAAATTTACTGATATGAGAAGACATAAGTTGAATTGGATATGGATCATTCTATTGGGGCTGTTTGTTGGAAGCTGTGAGGACTATCTGGATCGCTCTCCTGATGACGGACTTTCCGAAGATGATGTTTATAAAGATTATAGCAGTTTGTTAGGGTTCATGGACCGCATCTTTCAAAATGATGATATCTTAATCTTTACACATGGTATCAACTCTTATTCGAATGCATACGTAACGGTAGGAAATTTATCGGATGAATATGCATCCGTTCGCGATAATGATCCGTCGAAGTTTGTCAATGCAGGCAACTGGCTGGAGAATGCCGGTACACGTTTCGAAATAGGAAGTAAAAGTGATGGGAAGAATTTTAAAAGTGCTATTTCTCGTGCCTATACCGGACTTCGCATCGTGAACCGTGTGATTAGCGGAGTAGATCAAGTGAAATCCATTACAGACGACCAAAGGAGAAAACTGTTGGGACAGGCTTATTTCCTGCGTGCCTACTTCTATTTTGAGATTATCAAACGATATGGTGGGATGCCTATCTTTGATCAACTATGGGGAGCATCGGACGACTTTGACTTTCCCCGTAAAACTTATCAGGAATCCAATGCGTGGATGCAGACTGACTTGGATAAGGCCATTGAATTTTTACCCATAAGCTGGCCTGATGAAGAACATGGACGACCTGACCGGGTGAGTGCTATGGCATTAAAAGCAATGACACAGCTTTATGCGGCCAGTCCTTTGATGCAGAACGACCTGAATACCATTGAAAACAAAGGATATGGAAAAGAAATGGCTGCCGAGGCTGCCCGCAGTGCACAGAAGGCTATCAACGCTATCGAAAGCCACGAATATTATCGTCTGATGAATCATGACGAATACCGCAGTATTCAGTTAATGCCTAATTCCAACCAGTTCGCACAGCCGGAATATTTATGGTTCCTGCGTTGGCATCACGGCAACTGGTCTGCCTTCGTCAGAGCACAATGGCTGACACAACCCTACGATAATAAAACCGGTGCCGAAGGTACTCCTTATAATGCTCCGACACAAAATGCGGTAGATATGTACGAACGCAAGGGAGCTGATGGGAAATACTATCCGATCACTGATCCGCGTTCCGGTTATGATGCGGTAAAGACTACCAATCCTTATTCGGATAGAGACCCCCGCTTCACTAATAATATCCTCGTGCCCGGTGAGCAATGGGGAAAAAATTTACAAGGTGTTCCCCATTA contains these protein-coding regions:
- a CDS encoding glycoside hydrolase family 43 protein, with amino-acid sequence MNECKIIQKVIFILVVICVSITRSWADSWKEISFADPTIFVENGKYYLTGTRNQEPLGFSILESTDLKHWTVPDGSFLQLILRKGDRTYGEKGFWAPQYFKEKGTYYFTYTANEQTVIASSKSVFGPFRQKEVKPIDASAKNIDSFLFKDDNGKYYLYHVRFNKGNYLWVAEFDIKKGSLKPETLKQCMDCTDPWEKTSNYKSAPVMEGPTVMKWDGVYYLFYSANHFMNIDYSVGYATASSPLGPWKKHPNSPIIHRSLVGENGSGHGDVFKGLDGKYYYVYHVHHSDSIVQPRKTRIVPLILKKGNDGIYNVAVDKEHVIKPMWK
- a CDS encoding SusC/RagA family TonB-linked outer membrane protein gives rise to the protein MKRDRLYFSFLCLCCFLFCALDVQAQQGYWKGQVKDAVSGEPMIGVSVRVKGTGRGTITDFDGNFTVKASKGDILVISYVGYKTLELDLKNKTTLGVISLGEDTETLEEVVVVGYGVQKKVSSVGSIATAKGDDLLKIGSVNSVSEALQGQMPGVVAINSTSKPGADKASLLIRGKSTWGEAAPLVLVDGIERDFNDVDVNEIESISVLKDASATAVYGVKGANGVILLTTKRGLEQKPEISFTANFGFKQPSAAPEWSDYVTSMKQHNRAQANDGNWGAMVPESTIAAWENAYATGNYGPYNDVFPEVDWWKELVKNVGYEQAYNLNVRGGTKRMSYFVSLGYLHDGDIFNTTKQEDFDPSFSYRRYNWRSNFDFNITSTTKLSFNVAGKMGYQNQPSYYENVDSPDERFFKTFFTAPSNEFPIKYSNGIWGDGLSSDQNIACLMNEGGSRNIKQHQGFYDVILNQKLDFITKGLSLKASLSYTTSSSWTTQLMPGKILGKDDLVAQRTHIRINRVYDYVNPIYNADGTITYNYTEKRYPDENAPGDLPVGGVYDGFKAYGRKLYYELALNYNHQFGDHDVSALFVFNRKMNESTNQNVMNFPAYEEDWVGRVTYNFKERYLAEFNGAYTGSEKFAPGRRFGFFPSASIGWRISEEPWVKKWTKGILTNLKVRYSYGVVGNDKGATRFNYIQKFEQLSANAQFGKYQTSNWGPLYKEGKLADPDATWEESIKQNIGIEIGLWGKLNFTVDLFDEKRNNILMARNTIPSWADSGIDFPQVNLGKTKNHGLELDIAWNDRIGKFNYYAKFNFATSENRVVFIDDPKNQSEYLKKAGKSIGYVNKYLATGNFQSLDDIYNSAQSTIANGTHNTLIPGDLYYIDYNGDGMIDSKDMVPMKDLNYPVTTLGFTLGGSYKGVGFNMLWYSALDVYKEAIPSYLWDFPEGNIKAQPNTLNTWTADAPIQSGPVRPSIHVQRSYNSVASTYTYTNHAYLRLKNLEVNYQIPKRWLQPLRLTKLQVYVNGTNLLTFSKGDSRRDPEHSGQNVYPMVRRYNIGFRLGL
- a CDS encoding DUF1735 domain-containing protein; the protein is MKRYIPIALLLMVFSLISCGEVMDLAQPEKAEVTYSDITLSLYQTGKYELYLDESEYEYTIMVEKSHCEKEAKAEFAVIDAHSFGEEYTLLPAANYDLDVNSLDFKGDDVLHTVGLRFHDLGTLDGSKKYVLGLKLVSDDLMVDKEKSSMTFFLQQKQGGIDNPYILTTASDLIALGDKLKDGKTIYAKMQNDIDLQGIDWQPIETSVSRQMVLDGNGHTIRNLKVTTSSSAYQGFFGMLVGKCSNLVFENAQITANQKLTGVLAGHVGNISGAGVVENVRVFGTINLTSGTGPTAWENGQAGGICGRIQGAESKIYQCSSEMSINATWSAGGICGEAKGGATITQCYFVGDITTKSCVGGIVSRMFQGTVTHCYSSGSAKSYPNVTPPNSGAGIAGLVEPTPTALISHCYSECEIAAQNQVGGILGLANKRTGVTVTRCVAWNSSLYSNGAPKSGRVCGRFDKNEANNCYANPDMECRFSANTPAIADEAVPNYSTTVNGADRYNGLSTIPTLMAAVKALQWDESIWDLLGEKPRLVWELVQ
- a CDS encoding RagB/SusD family nutrient uptake outer membrane protein — encoded protein: MRRHKLNWIWIILLGLFVGSCEDYLDRSPDDGLSEDDVYKDYSSLLGFMDRIFQNDDILIFTHGINSYSNAYVTVGNLSDEYASVRDNDPSKFVNAGNWLENAGTRFEIGSKSDGKNFKSAISRAYTGLRIVNRVISGVDQVKSITDDQRRKLLGQAYFLRAYFYFEIIKRYGGMPIFDQLWGASDDFDFPRKTYQESNAWMQTDLDKAIEFLPISWPDEEHGRPDRVSAMALKAMTQLYAASPLMQNDLNTIENKGYGKEMAAEAARSAQKAINAIESHEYYRLMNHDEYRSIQLMPNSNQFAQPEYLWFLRWHHGNWSAFVRAQWLTQPYDNKTGAEGTPYNAPTQNAVDMYERKGADGKYYPITDPRSGYDAVKTTNPYSDRDPRFTNNILVPGEQWGKNLQGVPHYLTTYSGGYSENFISTNQFTRGSQQTGYMCKKFIWPEASVPLFGEAGFQLYRLVAVYIRVSQVYLDMAEASYEATGDPDAVVTGCTMSARQALNKIRVRAGIGELPDGVDFREAYRRERGVELMFEGHRWYDIRRWMIAEDLFKGEYPIMGVKATPINHSYTADQLKVEKACTYKLTDFTYEYVPVRTAVRTFNKRNYWYPLPMDEVAALDNLQQNPGW